One genomic region from Sphingobacterium sp. UGAL515B_05 encodes:
- a CDS encoding RagB/SusD family nutrient uptake outer membrane protein, which produces MSISFTRAQHKPFSIRRTKCYCVGLDQKQDYLLPIPTSRLTLNPKLKQNPGW; this is translated from the coding sequence TTGTCTATTTCCTTTACTAGGGCACAACACAAGCCTTTCAGCATCCGCAGAACCAAGTGCTATTGCGTTGGATTGGATCAAAAACAGGATTATTTACTTCCAATCCCAACGAGCCGATTAACTTTGAATCCCAAACTGAAACAAAATCCAGGCTGGTAA